In one Fodinicola acaciae genomic region, the following are encoded:
- the kdpB gene encoding potassium-transporting ATPase subunit KdpB: protein MTTTEAPSQAPEQKHADKATPHRVQGGLLEPKQLLVSLPDAVRKLNPLTLYKNPVMFIVEIGSIITTIMAILQPSVFAIVIAVWLWLTNVFANLAEAVAEGRGKAQAETLRRTRTDTVARRLSSWRKGRADTPETEVRANDLSVGDHVVVEAGQVIPGDGDVVEGIASVDESAITGESAPVIREAGGDRSAVTGGTRVLSDRIVVRITSRPGETFVDRMIALVEGASRQKTPNEIALNILLASLTIIFLLAVVTLQPMAIYSQAPQSLIVLAALLVCLIPTTIGALLSAIGIAGMDRLVQRNVLAMSGRAVEAAGDVNTLLLDKTGTITLGNRQAVEFLPIGAFSAEEVADAAQLSSLSDETPEGRSIVVLAKTQFGLRERAAGELPGADFVAFTAQTRMSGIDLPDGRQIRKGAAAAVADWVRLEGGHVPPTLGEAVDGISGSGGTPLVVAEKNAERIAIVGVIHLKDVVKTGMRQRFDELRTMGIRTVMITGDNPLTAKAIADEAGVDDFLAEATPEDKMALIKREQAGGKLVAMTGDGTNDAPALAQADVGVAMNTGTSAAKEAGNMVDLDSNPTKLIEIVEIGKQLLITRGALTTFSIANDVAKYFAIIPAMFAVAYPGLDALNIMRLHSPTSAIVSAIIFNALIIVALIPLSLRGVRYKPASAASMLSRNLLIYGFGGLISPFIGIKLIDLVIQFIPGIR, encoded by the coding sequence GTGACCACCACCGAGGCGCCTTCTCAGGCGCCGGAACAGAAACATGCCGACAAGGCGACTCCGCACCGCGTACAGGGCGGGTTGCTGGAGCCCAAACAGCTGCTGGTGTCGTTGCCTGACGCGGTCAGAAAGCTCAATCCGCTGACGCTGTACAAAAACCCGGTCATGTTCATCGTGGAGATCGGCTCGATCATCACGACGATCATGGCGATCCTGCAGCCGAGCGTGTTCGCGATCGTGATCGCCGTGTGGCTGTGGTTGACCAACGTCTTCGCCAACCTGGCCGAAGCGGTCGCCGAAGGCCGCGGCAAGGCGCAGGCGGAAACGCTGCGGAGGACGCGCACCGACACGGTCGCGCGGCGGCTTTCCAGCTGGCGGAAAGGCCGCGCGGACACACCGGAAACCGAGGTGCGCGCCAACGACCTGTCGGTCGGCGACCACGTCGTCGTCGAGGCCGGACAGGTCATCCCTGGCGACGGTGACGTCGTCGAAGGCATTGCCAGCGTTGACGAATCGGCGATCACCGGCGAGTCGGCGCCGGTCATTCGCGAGGCCGGCGGCGACCGGTCGGCGGTGACCGGTGGCACGCGCGTGCTCTCCGACCGGATCGTCGTACGGATCACCTCGCGCCCCGGCGAGACCTTCGTGGACCGGATGATCGCGCTGGTGGAAGGCGCGTCGCGGCAGAAGACGCCGAACGAGATCGCGCTCAACATCCTGCTGGCGAGCCTCACCATCATCTTTCTGCTCGCGGTGGTGACACTGCAGCCGATGGCGATCTACTCCCAGGCGCCGCAGTCGTTGATCGTGTTGGCCGCGCTGCTGGTTTGCCTTATTCCAACGACGATCGGCGCGCTGCTGTCGGCGATCGGCATCGCCGGCATGGACCGGCTGGTGCAGCGCAACGTGCTGGCGATGTCCGGCCGGGCGGTCGAGGCCGCCGGTGACGTGAACACGTTGCTGCTGGACAAGACCGGCACCATCACGCTCGGCAACCGGCAGGCCGTCGAGTTTCTTCCGATCGGCGCCTTCTCCGCCGAGGAGGTCGCCGACGCGGCGCAACTTTCCAGCCTTTCCGACGAAACTCCTGAAGGCCGCAGCATCGTCGTGCTGGCGAAGACCCAGTTTGGCCTGCGGGAGCGCGCGGCCGGCGAGCTGCCCGGCGCGGATTTCGTCGCGTTCACCGCGCAGACCCGGATGAGCGGCATCGACCTGCCGGACGGCCGGCAGATCCGCAAAGGCGCCGCGGCCGCCGTCGCCGACTGGGTCCGGCTGGAAGGCGGGCACGTACCACCGACGCTCGGCGAGGCGGTGGACGGCATTTCCGGTTCTGGCGGCACTCCGCTGGTGGTGGCCGAGAAAAACGCCGAAAGGATAGCGATCGTCGGTGTCATTCACCTCAAGGACGTGGTGAAGACCGGCATGCGGCAACGCTTCGACGAGTTGCGCACGATGGGGATTCGTACGGTCATGATCACCGGCGACAACCCGTTGACCGCCAAGGCGATCGCGGACGAGGCGGGCGTCGACGACTTCCTCGCCGAGGCCACGCCGGAAGACAAGATGGCGCTGATCAAACGCGAACAGGCCGGCGGCAAACTGGTCGCGATGACCGGCGACGGCACCAACGACGCCCCGGCGCTGGCGCAAGCCGATGTCGGTGTCGCGATGAACACCGGCACGTCGGCGGCCAAAGAGGCCGGCAACATGGTCGACCTGGACTCCAACCCGACCAAGCTGATCGAGATCGTGGAGATCGGCAAGCAGTTGCTGATCACCCGCGGCGCTCTGACGACGTTTTCGATCGCCAACGACGTGGCCAAGTATTTCGCCATCATCCCGGCGATGTTCGCGGTCGCCTACCCTGGCCTGGACGCGCTGAACATCATGCGGTTGCACAGTCCGACATCGGCGATCGTCTCGGCGATCATCTTCAACGCGCTCATCATCGTCGCGCTGATCCCGCTCTCTTTGCGCGGCGTACGCTACAAACCCGCCTCCGCGGCGTCGATGCTGAGCCGCAACCTGCTCATCTATGGTTTCGGTGGCCTGATCTCGCCGTTCATCGGCATCAAGCTGATCGACCTGGTCATCCAGTTCATCCCCGGGATTCGGTGA
- a CDS encoding family 16 glycoside hydrolase, giving the protein MIAAAAAFLVVGGAQAAVANVQGDPLYAPASASEGMAYARMIRLSTGTVLATFEHWDGNGGVSSYVVRRSDDDGATWSTLSEVPGDTYSFQPFLYELPRQLGGHPAGTLLLFGLTVDKNSTATTIREWRSDDHGATWSYVGAPQVGGPSPRGIWEPFAMLDRAGRLLLYFSDERQSATYSQFLGHIVSADGGDSWTAAPVKDVASATQADRPGMVTVAYMPATDRYIMSFEVCGPGNCAVRVKTSADGATWNAGDLGTAVRTDDGRGLYGSPVIVWSPAGRLLLTGYGETLVGGGAPEDHQIVLSSATGDSWSWMPAPIAVPIGNGSTSNCNPNYSPDLLPSADGTTVRYAAAGITGPYGCQELTGQSNAGVLPYAADFGAGDPGWIRYGGSWSAANGVYGETTGGSGGNKAIAGSTAWTSYRVSADVRLDSVGTNGNAGLLVRATDPTVGTDNLDGYYVGVTANSIVIGRQADNWTPLSVTPIPSVPAGSWYHLAVTVDGCTITVDGTAASATDCTFTHGAVGVRDFNATASWRNLRVEPVSGSR; this is encoded by the coding sequence GTGATCGCGGCCGCGGCGGCCTTCCTGGTCGTCGGTGGGGCGCAGGCAGCGGTCGCGAACGTACAAGGCGATCCGTTGTACGCGCCGGCGTCGGCCAGTGAGGGCATGGCGTATGCGCGGATGATCCGGCTGTCGACCGGGACGGTGCTGGCGACTTTCGAGCACTGGGACGGAAACGGTGGCGTCTCGTCGTACGTTGTCAGGCGGAGTGACGACGACGGAGCAACCTGGTCGACGCTGTCCGAGGTGCCGGGCGACACCTACTCCTTCCAGCCGTTCCTGTACGAGCTGCCACGGCAGCTTGGTGGCCATCCAGCCGGTACGTTGCTGCTTTTTGGCTTGACAGTGGACAAAAACAGCACGGCGACGACCATCCGCGAGTGGCGCAGTGACGATCATGGCGCGACCTGGTCGTACGTTGGTGCGCCGCAGGTTGGCGGACCGTCGCCGCGCGGCATCTGGGAACCCTTCGCGATGCTCGACCGCGCCGGCCGGCTGCTGCTTTACTTCTCCGACGAACGGCAGTCGGCGACCTACAGCCAGTTTCTCGGCCACATCGTGTCGGCCGACGGTGGCGACAGCTGGACGGCGGCACCGGTCAAGGATGTCGCGTCGGCGACGCAGGCGGACCGGCCGGGGATGGTCACGGTCGCGTACATGCCGGCGACCGACCGCTACATTATGAGTTTCGAGGTCTGCGGACCAGGAAACTGCGCGGTCAGAGTGAAGACCTCGGCCGACGGCGCGACCTGGAACGCCGGCGATCTCGGCACCGCCGTACGCACCGACGACGGACGCGGTCTCTACGGCTCGCCGGTGATCGTGTGGAGCCCGGCCGGCCGGCTGCTGCTCACCGGTTATGGCGAGACCCTGGTCGGCGGCGGCGCGCCGGAAGACCACCAGATCGTGCTGAGCAGCGCGACCGGCGACTCGTGGTCGTGGATGCCGGCACCGATCGCCGTGCCGATCGGGAATGGCAGCACGTCCAACTGCAATCCCAACTACAGCCCCGATCTGCTGCCGTCGGCCGACGGCACGACGGTGCGCTATGCGGCGGCCGGGATCACCGGACCGTACGGCTGCCAGGAGCTGACCGGCCAGAGCAACGCCGGGGTGCTGCCCTACGCGGCGGACTTCGGCGCCGGCGATCCCGGCTGGATCCGCTATGGCGGCAGCTGGAGCGCCGCGAACGGCGTCTACGGCGAGACCACCGGCGGGTCCGGCGGCAACAAGGCGATCGCCGGATCGACGGCCTGGACCTCCTATCGGGTGTCCGCCGACGTACGGCTGGACAGCGTCGGCACCAACGGCAACGCAGGTTTGCTCGTACGCGCAACGGATCCGACCGTCGGCACCGACAACCTCGACGGCTACTACGTCGGCGTGACCGCGAACTCGATCGTGATCGGCCGGCAGGCCGACAACTGGACACCGCTCTCGGTCACGCCGATCCCGAGCGTGCCGGCCGGCAGCTGGTATCACCTCGCGGTGACCGTCGACGGCTGCACGATCACCGTCGACGGCACCGCCGCCAGCGCGACGGACTGCACCTTCACGCATGGCGCGGTCGGCGTACGCGACTTCAACGCCACCGCGAGCTGGCGCAACCTGCGCGTGGAGCCGGTCAGCGGATCTCGGTGA
- the kdpC gene encoding potassium-transporting ATPase subunit KdpC yields the protein MRTLPNWIRMHVAALRALLVFTVILGLAYPLLVTGISQVVFPSAANGSRVEVNGKVVGSALIGQNFTDDKGNPLPRYFQPRPSAAGKTGYDPTSSGASNLGPSNPDLVKAIKQRRTQVAQFNGVPESLVPADAVTASGSGLDPDISPAYAAIQVNRVAKARGLSVAQVEKVVADNSYGRGLGFVGDPGVNVLGVNVALDRLQR from the coding sequence ATGCGTACACTGCCAAACTGGATCCGCATGCACGTCGCGGCTCTGCGTGCACTGTTGGTCTTCACGGTGATCCTCGGCCTGGCGTATCCGCTGTTGGTGACCGGCATTTCGCAGGTCGTCTTCCCCAGCGCCGCCAACGGCTCCCGCGTCGAGGTCAACGGCAAGGTCGTCGGCTCTGCGCTGATCGGCCAGAATTTCACCGACGACAAGGGAAACCCGCTGCCACGCTATTTCCAGCCACGACCGTCGGCCGCCGGCAAGACCGGCTATGACCCCACGTCCTCTGGCGCGTCCAACCTCGGCCCGTCAAACCCTGACCTGGTCAAGGCGATCAAGCAACGGCGGACGCAGGTCGCGCAGTTCAACGGCGTACCGGAGTCGTTGGTGCCGGCGGATGCGGTGACGGCCAGTGGTTCTGGACTGGATCCCGACATCAGTCCTGCGTATGCGGCTATTCAGGTCAATCGGGTTGCCAAGGCGCGGGGACTGTCGGTGGCTCAGGTGGAGAAGGTCGTGGCCGACAATTCGTATGGTCGGGGGTTGGGGTTTGTTGGGGATCCTGGGGTGAATGTGTTGGGGGTGAATGTGGCGTTGGATAGGTTGCAGCGGTGA